In the genome of Bacillus sp. Marseille-P3661, one region contains:
- a CDS encoding TRAP transporter large permease subunit has protein sequence MVIPPFAALIYFLFIKGSTPQASGLYASLVAIIFLCFQKEILKKFFKLIPALFVDTGKMMLEIGLVLGAAGIVVGVTGITGLGFNIGFILSTLAESGLLILLIMSAIFSVILGMGMPSVAAYALVAVLVAPTLVELGVTPLAAHLFVYFFAIVSNFTPPVAMSCFAAAPIAQANPHKIGFKAMQLGLVAYIVPFLFVYAPELLLSSESAASWQSTALTIVTALIACYLLSMAVEGFLFQRLNAFKRIVAVVLAFCLFLPYSVWEYSWIVNNAALLGTVLFIFSEWQFYRKAKATALTA, from the coding sequence ATGGTTATCCCTCCATTTGCAGCACTTATTTATTTCTTGTTCATTAAAGGTTCAACACCTCAAGCTTCAGGTCTTTATGCATCACTAGTTGCCATTATCTTTTTATGCTTTCAAAAAGAAATACTTAAAAAATTCTTTAAACTTATACCTGCGTTATTTGTTGATACAGGCAAAATGATGCTTGAAATTGGTTTGGTTTTAGGAGCAGCAGGAATTGTTGTAGGTGTAACTGGTATTACAGGCTTAGGTTTTAATATTGGTTTTATTTTATCAACATTAGCAGAAAGTGGTTTATTAATCTTATTAATAATGAGCGCAATTTTCTCAGTCATCTTAGGCATGGGAATGCCATCTGTTGCTGCATATGCCTTGGTTGCAGTTTTAGTTGCACCGACTCTTGTTGAACTAGGTGTAACACCATTAGCTGCACATTTATTTGTATATTTCTTTGCGATTGTATCTAATTTCACGCCACCTGTTGCGATGTCATGTTTTGCAGCAGCACCGATTGCCCAGGCAAATCCACATAAAATTGGATTTAAAGCAATGCAGCTAGGTTTAGTTGCTTATATTGTACCGTTTTTATTTGTATATGCACCAGAATTACTGCTAAGTTCTGAAAGTGCTGCATCATGGCAGTCAACAGCTCTTACGATCGTGACAGCTTTAATTGCTTGTTATCTACTTTCAATGGCGGTTGAAGGCTTTTTATTCCAACGCTTGAATGCTTTTAAGAGAATAGTAGCTGTAGTTTTAGCCTTTTGTTTATTCTTACCATATTCAGTTTGGGAATATAGCTGGATTGTTAATAATGCCGCTCTATTAGGAACTGTCTTATTTATTTTTAGTGAATGGCAGTTTTATAGAAAAGCAAAAGCTACAGCTTTAACAGCATAA
- a CDS encoding DUF6920 family protein, with product MGKSVLSSGRNSLPTYLKKAKPEHQGDKHFDVFRLLGPDRTGKIPFLMTVIGVHGLIHLMGFVHAYHIFEVESFRQTITKPVGFLWMFTSLIFFAVVYLIATNKGRWWIPAFIAILISQILIFLSWQDAKFGTLLNLMILAPIIIEMATLNFSKNTNKEIELVRFRPFKNENTIVSEQMIGSLPLIVQKWLNNIGMVGNKSIQHVYLKQRGLIKLKPEQKNWYNAVAQQYVSLDRPAFLWKVNMPIRPYLSVFGRDLFINGKAEIKVKLAALVTAAKKENNDKINESSLQRFLLEMPWYPSLAAHPNVTWKIKDELSATATLSYQGITGSATFYFDKSGDLLKCSALRYKDCEKDAQRLECIGEVKATAVINEIKIPTEIDISWMLGEEKFTWYKLKIEEVVFS from the coding sequence ATGGGTAAATCGGTTCTCTCTTCTGGACGCAACAGTCTACCTACTTATCTTAAAAAAGCAAAGCCGGAACATCAGGGAGACAAGCATTTTGATGTATTTCGGTTGTTAGGTCCTGATCGAACTGGGAAGATTCCTTTCTTGATGACAGTAATAGGCGTACATGGTCTCATACATCTAATGGGCTTTGTTCATGCATATCACATATTTGAGGTCGAATCATTTAGGCAAACTATCACAAAACCTGTAGGGTTTCTTTGGATGTTTACATCATTGATCTTTTTTGCAGTTGTTTATTTAATTGCAACAAATAAAGGTCGGTGGTGGATACCAGCTTTCATTGCAATTTTGATTTCTCAAATACTCATCTTTCTTTCATGGCAAGATGCAAAATTCGGCACCCTCCTCAACCTCATGATTTTAGCTCCCATTATAATCGAAATGGCTACCCTGAATTTTAGTAAGAATACCAATAAAGAAATAGAACTAGTCCGATTTCGACCGTTCAAAAATGAAAATACGATAGTTTCGGAACAAATGATTGGTTCATTGCCACTAATCGTCCAAAAATGGTTAAACAATATTGGAATGGTTGGTAATAAATCTATTCAGCATGTGTATCTCAAGCAACGAGGATTAATTAAGTTAAAACCTGAACAAAAAAATTGGTACAATGCAGTAGCGCAACAATATGTATCATTAGATCGTCCTGCTTTTCTTTGGAAGGTGAACATGCCGATAAGACCTTATTTAAGTGTTTTCGGTAGAGATCTTTTTATCAATGGAAAGGCTGAGATTAAGGTAAAACTAGCTGCGTTAGTTACGGCTGCTAAAAAAGAAAATAATGATAAAATCAATGAATCATCCTTACAAAGATTTTTGCTAGAAATGCCATGGTATCCATCTTTAGCGGCACATCCAAATGTTACATGGAAAATAAAGGATGAGCTTTCAGCAACTGCTACATTGAGTTATCAAGGTATTACAGGTTCGGCCACTTTCTATTTTGATAAAAGTGGGGATCTATTAAAATGCAGTGCACTAAGATACAAGGATTGCGAAAAGGATGCGCAACGGCTTGAATGTATTGGAGAAGTAAAAGCGACTGCTGTTATTAATGAAATAAAAATACCGACTGAAATCGATATTTCGTGGATGTTAGGAGAAGAGAAATTTACATGGTATAAACTCAAAATAGAGGAAGTGGTATTTAGTTAA
- a CDS encoding DUF2935 domain-containing protein — protein sequence MQYYYGQHMPLRILDEAEFWKHQEEEHTVVIRELVSNLETEYVSALKEWEKALSATRQQVLQYIQTVVRSGYYIPHALQHQVLQLVSFWLQQSLDFIELCRQIKNQSQAVSANPTAKVVLDHIIRESEYFIGIAQALLYNK from the coding sequence ATGCAGTATTATTATGGACAGCATATGCCATTACGTATTTTAGATGAAGCAGAATTTTGGAAACATCAAGAAGAAGAACATACTGTGGTAATAAGAGAACTTGTCAGTAATCTAGAGACTGAATATGTAAGCGCACTAAAAGAATGGGAAAAAGCACTGAGCGCTACACGCCAGCAAGTATTACAGTATATTCAAACCGTTGTAAGATCTGGCTATTATATTCCCCATGCTTTGCAGCACCAAGTTTTACAATTAGTTTCATTTTGGCTGCAGCAAAGTTTAGATTTCATAGAATTATGCCGCCAAATCAAAAACCAAAGTCAAGCGGTAAGCGCGAACCCAACCGCCAAAGTGGTTTTAGATCATATTATTCGTGAATCAGAGTACTTTATCGGAATAGCACAGGCATTGTTATATAATAAATAA
- a CDS encoding UbiD family decarboxylase, with protein sequence MAKNLKGYLEELRASGSSELVEVNRSVVPHRFEVTALLEQMDQEGDPRIPWFQDVVNNHDQKTNMTVVSNIFGTRERIGQQLGGDATKGGMAVSLEFAKREQEKIKPVIVSENEAPVKFDIKTGTDIDIKELPIVRHYEMDLSPVLTMMLVMKDPDEGFYDVSFTKVFPKGPNKAGVSIHSPHLGRILQKYEDRGLAAPVVSIIGHHPAFTLGAAARVPFGNDDYATIGAFLQEPVRLVPSETWGHDFLVPADAEILIEGVIEPGAKTVVDPFGEVTRDYQPQCIRQLMNITAITKKENAVLQTVFSGHAEHWLLGGIPKEGGIYNMLQKQFGNIVGVKMPFSGCCRLECHISIKKRTEDEPFNIAMAAIGFDSMLQYITVVDHDIDPFNELDVRWAALNYVNPDRDIQKVRGRNTFYNEGAGWKVITDATKQTAHPSPTRFRVPPEVMERVKLKDYIGSNSTVTTK encoded by the coding sequence TTGGCTAAAAATTTAAAAGGTTATTTAGAAGAGTTAAGAGCAAGCGGATCATCTGAATTAGTTGAAGTGAACCGTAGTGTAGTCCCTCACCGTTTTGAGGTGACAGCATTGCTTGAGCAAATGGATCAAGAAGGAGATCCAAGAATCCCCTGGTTTCAAGATGTTGTTAACAATCATGATCAAAAAACGAATATGACGGTTGTGTCTAATATATTTGGAACAAGAGAGCGAATCGGACAACAACTTGGTGGAGATGCAACGAAAGGCGGAATGGCTGTAAGCCTAGAGTTTGCCAAACGGGAGCAAGAGAAAATTAAGCCTGTAATAGTTTCAGAAAATGAGGCACCTGTTAAATTTGATATTAAAACGGGAACTGACATTGATATAAAAGAACTACCGATCGTTAGACATTATGAAATGGATTTAAGTCCGGTTTTAACGATGATGCTTGTTATGAAGGATCCTGATGAAGGCTTTTATGATGTTTCATTTACAAAGGTTTTCCCAAAAGGACCTAATAAAGCCGGTGTTTCTATCCATTCACCACATCTCGGCAGAATACTTCAAAAATATGAAGATCGTGGGCTAGCAGCGCCGGTTGTAAGTATTATTGGTCACCATCCAGCGTTTACGTTAGGTGCAGCAGCTCGCGTTCCATTTGGAAATGACGACTATGCAACAATTGGAGCTTTTCTGCAAGAGCCAGTTCGTCTTGTTCCAAGTGAAACGTGGGGCCATGATTTCTTAGTACCGGCAGATGCTGAAATTTTAATCGAGGGTGTCATCGAACCAGGTGCAAAAACAGTTGTCGATCCATTCGGAGAAGTAACTCGGGATTATCAGCCGCAATGTATTCGCCAGTTAATGAATATTACGGCAATTACTAAAAAAGAAAATGCAGTACTTCAAACTGTCTTTTCCGGTCATGCAGAGCATTGGTTGTTAGGTGGTATTCCAAAAGAAGGCGGCATTTATAATATGCTGCAAAAACAATTTGGAAATATCGTTGGTGTAAAAATGCCATTTTCCGGATGCTGCCGCTTAGAATGTCATATTTCAATTAAGAAAAGAACAGAAGATGAACCATTTAATATCGCAATGGCGGCAATTGGATTTGATTCGATGCTGCAATATATTACAGTTGTAGATCATGATATTGATCCATTCAATGAGTTGGATGTACGCTGGGCTGCATTAAATTATGTAAATCCTGATCGAGATATTCAAAAGGTTCGTGGACGAAATACGTTTTATAATGAAGGTGCTGGTTGGAAGGTCATTACAGATGCAACGAAACAAACGGCGCATCCATCGCCAACACGTTTCAGAGTTCCACCAGAGGTTATGGAACGTGTTAAACTCAAAGATTATATTGGTTCAAATAGTACTGTTACAACTAAGTAA
- a CDS encoding aldehyde dehydrogenase family protein: protein MKVNLFIDNKEVKSDLYQEVKDPGRLDVVVGEVAQGTVDHVNQAVQAAQKAFRSWKKSTVEKRIALLNQAADMLEKESNSLAKIVSSENGMLLNTTKGEMVIAAAALRNIAGFAEPFFQPKQIEDGNSWVSVERKPLGVIAAIVPWNAPMVLTMQKLAPALVCGNTIVFKPSPFAPMGVSVALQKIATLFPPGVINVIHGDGRVGAALTTHPLVRKISFTGGGPTAKHVMKAAADSLKAVQFELGGNDPAILLDDVDVDEVVPQLVSGVFRRSGQYCFAVKRIYIPKNLYNEVYEKMVILTSQFKIGHQLNEETTFGPLNNKQQYEFIKGMIERLKESGVTVTELGEKVEPENWNNGYYLHPIIVRDLPADHELVTSEQFGPIIPLVPYETEEDVIEMANNTEYGLGSSVWSKDFERALKISRELEVGLTFINGVGQSPLGSKHMPFGGVKQSGIGRENSEAVLEEYTSYHAINYHKR from the coding sequence ATGAAAGTCAACTTATTTATTGATAATAAAGAAGTAAAATCTGACCTTTATCAGGAAGTAAAAGATCCGGGACGTTTGGATGTTGTAGTAGGCGAGGTTGCTCAAGGAACGGTGGATCATGTTAATCAAGCAGTCCAAGCTGCACAAAAAGCGTTTAGATCATGGAAAAAATCAACAGTTGAAAAAAGAATTGCTCTTCTAAACCAAGCTGCTGACATGTTGGAAAAAGAAAGCAACAGCCTTGCTAAAATTGTTTCAAGCGAAAACGGTATGCTGCTTAATACAACAAAAGGTGAAATGGTCATTGCAGCTGCTGCTCTTCGCAATATAGCTGGGTTTGCTGAACCCTTTTTTCAACCTAAACAAATTGAGGATGGCAATAGCTGGGTAAGTGTGGAAAGAAAGCCATTAGGTGTGATTGCAGCAATTGTACCATGGAATGCACCGATGGTCTTAACGATGCAAAAGTTAGCGCCAGCGTTGGTTTGTGGAAATACAATCGTCTTTAAGCCGTCTCCCTTTGCGCCGATGGGAGTCTCGGTAGCACTTCAAAAAATTGCGACATTATTTCCGCCAGGAGTTATTAATGTAATCCATGGGGATGGTCGTGTGGGTGCAGCTTTAACGACACATCCTTTAGTGAGAAAGATCTCATTTACTGGTGGTGGGCCAACTGCAAAGCATGTTATGAAAGCAGCAGCTGATTCGTTAAAAGCGGTTCAGTTTGAATTAGGGGGTAATGATCCAGCGATTCTTTTAGATGATGTCGATGTTGACGAAGTTGTTCCCCAACTTGTATCTGGTGTATTTCGCCGTTCAGGCCAATATTGCTTTGCGGTAAAAAGAATTTATATTCCAAAAAATTTATATAATGAAGTTTATGAAAAAATGGTCATTCTAACATCACAATTCAAAATCGGCCATCAGTTAAATGAAGAGACGACGTTTGGTCCTTTAAACAATAAACAGCAATATGAATTTATAAAAGGAATGATCGAAAGGCTCAAGGAAAGTGGCGTTACCGTAACTGAACTCGGAGAAAAAGTAGAGCCTGAAAATTGGAATAATGGCTATTATCTACATCCGATAATTGTAAGAGATCTTCCGGCCGATCATGAACTCGTAACATCAGAACAATTTGGTCCCATTATTCCGTTAGTTCCATATGAAACAGAAGAAGATGTGATTGAAATGGCAAACAATACGGAGTATGGACTTGGTTCATCAGTTTGGTCGAAAGATTTTGAACGGGCACTAAAGATCAGTAGAGAATTAGAAGTAGGGTTGACGTTCATAAATGGTGTTGGTCAATCTCCGCTTGGTAGTAAACATATGCCGTTTGGTGGCGTAAAACAAAGTGGCATCGGTAGAGAAAACTCTGAAGCTGTTTTAGAAGAATATACAAGCTATCATGCTATTAATTATCACAAAAGATAG
- a CDS encoding thiamine pyrophosphate-requiring protein has translation MDKPITTYNTGDDLLQALQEVGVSYLFCNLGSDHPSIIEALARAKADNNPLPEAIICPHEYVALSAAQGYFLASGEMQGVFVHTDVGTQNLGGSLHNVARSRIPVFIFSGETPSTMYGELPGSRNAHINYLQNVYDQRGIVRSYVKWEYDIRTGKNVKDLVYRANQLANSEPKGPVYLTGTREVLAEEVQPSQDHSKNWQPFEKGSLSLMNVQEIVDALAEATNPLIITSYLGRNEESVELLIQLCEKLTIPVIEPSAAYMNFPSTHPLHQGFQAGKLLSKADVILVIDSDAPWLPGQSQLNEQAKVFVIDVDPIKQDIPLWNIPAQKFYEVDSYQSLVLMNDYAKTIDLNKTVHIDRRNTLEQLKKQQQEGKTSITCPEDGVITSEWLAFCLNEAIDNETIVLNEALTNSATVTQHLEREIPGTLFVNGGTSLGWSGGGAIGAKLAQPDKTVVNLIGDGSYLFSVPSTVYWMARRYNAPILTVIFNNQGWNATKQNALKIYPDGIANRDDRFWVNFEQPADLSKIAEAAGGACAIQVSDPKLLLDALQKGLAAVRSGQSAVIDVKLSPISNQKD, from the coding sequence TTGGATAAACCAATAACTACATATAATACGGGCGACGATTTGCTGCAGGCTCTCCAGGAAGTAGGTGTATCTTATTTATTCTGTAATCTGGGTAGTGATCACCCATCGATTATAGAGGCTTTAGCTAGAGCGAAAGCAGATAATAACCCACTGCCGGAAGCCATTATTTGTCCTCACGAATATGTAGCGCTAAGCGCTGCTCAAGGCTATTTTTTAGCAAGCGGTGAGATGCAGGGTGTATTTGTTCATACGGATGTTGGAACACAAAATCTTGGCGGCAGCCTTCACAATGTAGCGAGGTCGAGAATTCCTGTTTTTATTTTTTCAGGTGAAACACCTTCAACTATGTATGGAGAACTTCCTGGAAGTAGAAACGCACATATAAATTATTTGCAAAATGTATATGACCAAAGAGGTATCGTACGTTCCTATGTTAAATGGGAATATGATATTAGAACTGGAAAAAATGTAAAAGATCTAGTCTACCGCGCCAATCAGCTCGCAAACAGTGAGCCAAAGGGTCCTGTTTATTTAACCGGAACGAGAGAAGTATTAGCAGAAGAGGTCCAACCATCTCAAGATCATTCAAAAAATTGGCAGCCGTTTGAAAAAGGCTCATTGTCATTGATGAATGTTCAGGAAATTGTCGATGCTCTTGCAGAAGCTACCAATCCATTAATTATAACTTCATATCTTGGCAGAAATGAAGAAAGTGTGGAATTGTTGATTCAGCTTTGTGAAAAGTTAACTATACCAGTTATTGAGCCAAGTGCAGCTTACATGAATTTCCCAAGCACACATCCGTTACATCAAGGCTTTCAAGCAGGAAAGTTACTATCAAAAGCAGATGTTATTTTGGTTATTGATTCAGACGCACCTTGGTTGCCTGGTCAAAGTCAGTTAAATGAACAAGCTAAAGTTTTTGTAATCGATGTAGATCCAATTAAACAAGATATTCCTTTATGGAATATACCGGCACAAAAATTTTATGAAGTGGATTCCTATCAATCATTGGTGCTAATGAATGACTATGCAAAAACTATTGATTTAAATAAAACCGTTCATATTGATAGAAGAAATACTTTAGAACAATTAAAAAAACAGCAACAAGAAGGGAAGACGAGCATTACTTGTCCAGAAGATGGAGTGATTACGTCAGAGTGGTTAGCATTTTGTCTTAATGAAGCAATTGATAATGAGACGATCGTGTTAAACGAGGCGCTTACAAACTCGGCGACTGTAACACAGCATTTAGAACGAGAAATACCTGGAACGTTGTTTGTAAATGGCGGTACATCTTTAGGCTGGAGCGGCGGAGGTGCCATTGGTGCTAAGCTAGCACAGCCTGATAAAACAGTCGTGAATTTAATCGGTGATGGTTCCTATTTATTTAGTGTTCCGTCAACTGTTTATTGGATGGCACGCAGATACAATGCTCCTATTTTAACAGTCATTTTTAATAATCAAGGTTGGAACGCAACGAAGCAAAATGCCTTAAAAATCTATCCGGATGGTATTGCAAACCGTGATGACCGTTTTTGGGTGAATTTCGAGCAACCTGCTGATTTATCCAAAATTGCCGAGGCAGCCGGTGGTGCATGTGCGATTCAAGTTTCAGATCCTAAATTGTTACTGGATGCACTGCAAAAAGGATTGGCTGCTGTTCGATCAGGTCAATCAGCCGTTATCGATGTAAAGCTTTCACCAATATCAAACCAAAAGGATTAA
- a CDS encoding UbiX family flavin prenyltransferase → MKKRIIVGISGASGAIFGIRMLEALRTYDVETHLVMTKWAETTIGLETDYSVEQVKELASVVHGSMNQAASISSGSFRVDGMVVAPCSMKTLATIRAGMSEGLLGRAADVILKERKKLVLLTRESPLNDIHLENMLALSRMGVTIFPPVPAFYNHPKSIDDIVDHIVARTLDQFDIDNSLTTRWKDKKPV, encoded by the coding sequence ATGAAGAAAAGAATCATAGTAGGAATCTCAGGTGCATCTGGAGCAATATTTGGAATTAGAATGTTAGAAGCCCTTCGCACATATGATGTGGAAACCCATTTAGTTATGACGAAATGGGCAGAAACAACGATTGGTTTAGAAACTGATTATAGTGTCGAACAAGTAAAGGAATTAGCATCGGTTGTTCATGGGTCAATGAACCAAGCTGCTTCGATTTCTAGTGGGTCGTTTCGTGTAGACGGCATGGTAGTCGCGCCGTGTAGTATGAAAACGCTTGCGACAATTCGCGCTGGAATGTCAGAAGGCCTTTTAGGCAGAGCTGCAGATGTAATCCTAAAAGAAAGAAAAAAGCTTGTGCTGTTAACTCGTGAATCACCTTTGAATGACATTCATTTAGAAAACATGTTAGCGTTATCAAGAATGGGAGTTACGATTTTTCCTCCTGTGCCAGCGTTTTATAATCATCCTAAATCTATTGATGATATTGTTGACCATATTGTGGCGAGAACACTTGATCAATTTGATATCGATAATTCATTAACGACAAGATGGAAAGATAAAAAGCCGGTTTAG
- a CDS encoding TAXI family TRAP transporter solute-binding subunit, which yields MVRRLSIFLMVLFLIVLVSACSSSDNAATESKASEEQTSNEAGAPNEEKKAKQDRINIATNPVGSAFNALGNGLVSVISTNSDVQASVQPHAGVNAFAPLVGKGDVSIGVGNGPEFVWAFRGENDFKEPLKDLRLVVRGNYISASGAVVRQDSGIKTVAELKGKKVTSDFPGSYIGKAIMEATLVANGVTWDDVTKVPTPTITAGIESLQDNRVEAAFALVPSSPVIQEAHNAVGLHALHFLDNYSPDQINEVPKR from the coding sequence ATGGTAAGAAGATTATCAATTTTTTTGATGGTATTATTTTTAATTGTACTTGTGTCAGCTTGTAGTTCAAGTGATAATGCAGCTACAGAGAGTAAGGCGTCGGAGGAACAGACAAGTAATGAAGCTGGTGCACCAAATGAAGAAAAAAAGGCTAAGCAAGATAGAATCAACATAGCAACAAACCCTGTAGGGTCAGCGTTCAATGCCCTTGGTAATGGTTTAGTTAGTGTGATTAGCACGAACTCAGATGTACAAGCATCTGTTCAACCACATGCTGGCGTTAATGCATTTGCACCATTAGTAGGAAAAGGCGACGTTAGTATTGGTGTTGGAAATGGTCCAGAGTTTGTTTGGGCATTTAGAGGTGAAAATGATTTCAAAGAACCATTAAAAGACCTTCGCTTAGTTGTTAGAGGGAATTATATTTCAGCCAGTGGAGCAGTAGTTCGTCAGGATTCTGGAATTAAAACAGTTGCGGAATTAAAGGGTAAAAAAGTAACATCAGACTTTCCAGGTTCTTATATCGGTAAGGCAATTATGGAAGCGACTTTAGTTGCGAATGGTGTTACATGGGATGATGTAACTAAAGTTCCTACGCCAACGATTACAGCAGGAATCGAATCACTACAAGATAACCGTGTTGAAGCAGCTTTCGCTTTAGTACCTTCTTCACCGGTTATTCAGGAAGCACATAATGCTGTCGGCTTACATGCTTTACATTTCCTAGATAATTATTCACCAGATCAAATTAACGAGGTACCAAAAAGGTAA
- a CDS encoding PAS domain-containing sensor histidine kinase, whose translation MKYTGRIICLSLYIIFSAIFKVNVYLTLGYLPLMEWILSAIFAFPIWWIGLYIDKARYYAQEMKKKDEEILELFESVDAVIYSYDLRSNNLLMSAKVKDLYGYSPDEFNKNINLWREIAYPEDIKIVNKINEELIKGNPAIGEYRIQLKNGELKWIQKRIKPILDSVGNIIKVNGIDIDIDQRKKVEELLSYSQEQNRKLLEKRLEETEQRFKSLFVHNSDAIFTFNLDGKLVDANQAAEKLSGYTVENLIKMEWDSLILPKDINMHREYFKNVFSSVDEGKHQEFTVSMIHKDGSNRLVSIKMVPIITDNQLIGIYEIVKDITESKLAEEMIRRSDKLSAVGQLAAGVAHEIRNPLTTLKGFIQLFKGDLDSKYVDIMLAELDRINLIVSEFLILSKPQAIKYGFKDVNQILQNIIALLESQAIINNIQFHLEMDKNIPHIKCEENQLKQVFINLLKNAIEAMPNGGKITVKVQIINVGIVKIVIIDEGVGIAEEQIPKLGEPFFTTKEDGTGLGLMVSFRIIESHGGTMNMSSQLNKGTTIEISLPINGPEE comes from the coding sequence ATGAAGTATACAGGAAGAATAATATGCCTTTCATTATATATTATTTTCTCAGCGATTTTTAAAGTAAATGTATATTTAACGCTAGGATATTTGCCACTGATGGAATGGATTCTATCGGCAATCTTTGCTTTCCCAATATGGTGGATTGGGTTATATATAGATAAGGCAAGATATTACGCACAGGAAATGAAGAAAAAAGACGAAGAAATACTCGAGCTATTTGAAAGTGTGGATGCTGTTATCTATTCCTATGACCTGCGTTCCAACAACCTGTTGATGTCTGCAAAAGTCAAAGATTTATATGGGTATTCTCCAGACGAATTTAATAAAAATATTAATTTATGGAGAGAAATTGCTTATCCTGAAGATATTAAGATTGTAAATAAAATAAATGAGGAATTAATAAAAGGAAATCCGGCAATAGGGGAGTACCGAATTCAACTGAAAAATGGAGAACTTAAGTGGATTCAAAAACGTATAAAACCTATCCTAGATTCCGTTGGAAATATAATAAAAGTTAATGGAATTGACATTGATATTGATCAACGTAAAAAGGTTGAAGAATTACTTAGTTATAGTCAAGAACAAAATCGCAAACTTTTAGAAAAACGGTTAGAAGAAACTGAACAGCGGTTTAAGTCTTTGTTTGTGCATAATTCAGACGCCATCTTTACATTTAATTTAGACGGGAAATTAGTAGATGCAAATCAAGCTGCAGAAAAATTAAGTGGTTATACAGTTGAAAATCTTATCAAGATGGAATGGGATTCTTTAATACTGCCTAAAGATATAAACATGCACAGGGAGTATTTTAAAAATGTTTTTAGTAGTGTAGATGAAGGAAAACATCAAGAATTTACTGTATCAATGATCCATAAAGATGGTAGCAATAGATTGGTTAGTATAAAAATGGTCCCAATTATTACTGATAATCAACTAATTGGAATCTATGAAATTGTAAAAGATATCACTGAATCTAAATTAGCAGAGGAAATGATAAGAAGATCTGATAAACTATCAGCCGTAGGGCAATTAGCTGCAGGAGTGGCACATGAAATTCGTAATCCCTTAACAACTCTAAAAGGTTTTATTCAACTTTTTAAAGGAGATCTCGATAGTAAATATGTTGATATTATGTTAGCTGAGTTAGATCGTATTAACCTGATTGTTAGTGAATTTCTTATTCTTTCAAAGCCGCAAGCAATAAAATATGGCTTTAAAGATGTAAATCAGATATTACAAAATATTATCGCATTACTTGAATCCCAAGCAATTATAAATAATATACAGTTTCATTTGGAAATGGATAAAAATATACCACACATAAAGTGTGAAGAAAATCAATTAAAGCAAGTATTTATTAATCTCTTAAAAAATGCGATTGAAGCGATGCCAAATGGTGGGAAAATAACTGTAAAAGTTCAAATAATTAATGTAGGCATAGTAAAAATAGTTATTATTGATGAAGGGGTAGGGATAGCTGAAGAGCAAATTCCTAAACTAGGGGAACCTTTTTTCACTACTAAAGAAGATGGTACCGGACTAGGTTTAATGGTTAGCTTTAGAATTATAGAAAGTCATGGCGGTACAATGAATATGTCGAGTCAGCTTAATAAAGGTACAACTATTGAAATTAGTTTACCTATTAATGGTCCGGAAGAATAG